From one Anopheles bellator chromosome 1, idAnoBellAS_SP24_06.2, whole genome shotgun sequence genomic stretch:
- the LOC131206554 gene encoding nuclear inhibitor of protein phosphatase 1, whose product MSNHYEIPSWAGKPPTGLHLDVMKEDKLIQKLMIDEKRCYLFGRNPQMNDFCIDHASCSRVHAAFVYHKHLHIAYLVDLGSTHGTFIGSVRLEGHKPTQLQINSQFSFGASTRHYILRERPTVGSRTNIMEDIPMMDTSDGTFLGLPESQTELDNLTEYNTAHNRRISMLGISDDSGTSGGAGGPGSAGVVSGGSYKKNKKRKRKGVAFNEDEIIINPEDIDPSIGRFRNLIQSTVVPVSAKRAKMEGQNSMGIITSPPCSIKPAGFPLHPHHPIQPGQSHQSQSLYHGIDPSDGASSSVAGHDGRSFDMDTLVSGMTTKLGILLPNPAPDVNPTPAAPRETAAVVNVFATAGHSSAPGGGLNSNVNLGDKPNETSEEPKKKKYAKEQWPGRKPLGLGSF is encoded by the exons ATGTCCAATCACTATGAAATTCCTTCGTG GGCCGGCAAGCCTCCCACTGGTCTTCATCTGGATGTGATGAAGGAGGACAAGTTGATTCAGAAGCTGATGATCGATGAAAAACGGTGCTATCTATTCGGGCGCAATCCTCAGATGAACGATTTCTGCATTGATCACGCTTCATGCTCCCGTGTACATGCTGCATTCGTCTACCACAAACATCTTCACATTGCTTATTTAGTAGATTTGGGCAGCA CACACGGAACGTTCATTGGATCAGTTCGGCTGGAGGGCCACAAACCTACGCAGTTGCAGATTAACAGTCAGTTTAGTTTCGGTGCTTCCACACGCCATTACATTCTCCGCGAAAGACCCACTGTGGGGTCGCGAACAAACATCATGGAAGATATTCCCATGATGGACACCAGTGACGGTACATTTCTGGGACTACCGGAAAGCCAAACCGAGCTGGAT AATCTCACCGAGTACAACACGGCGCACAACAGACGCATATCCATGTTGGGAATTTCTGATGACAGTGGCACAAGCGGAGGTGCTGGTGGCCCCGGTAGTGCGGGCGTGGTCAGCGGTGGTTCTTataagaagaacaaaaaacgtAAGCGGAAAGGAGTGGCCTTCAACGAGGATGAAATTATTATCAATCCCGAAGACATCGACCCATCGATTGGACGCTTCCGCAATCTAATCCAGTCAACCGTGGTACCGGTGTCggcgaaacgagcgaaaatGGAGGGACAAAACAGTATGGGCATTATTACTTCTCCCCCCTGCAGTATCAAGCCGGCGGGCTTCCCCCTCCATCCGCATCATCCCATTCAGCCGGGGCAGAGCCATCAGTCGCAGAGTCTCTACCACGGCATCGATCCGTCCGATGGAGCATCGTCGTCCGTTGCCGGCCACGATGGGCGAAGCTTCGACATGGACACACTGGTGAGTGGTATGACCACGAAGCTGGGCATACTGCTTCCCAATCCGGCGCCAGATGTGAACCCGACCCCGGCAGCACCCCGTGAaactgccgccgtcgtcaacGTTTTCGCTACAGCCGGACACTCCTCTGCGCCTGGCGGTGGTTTGAATAGCAACG TCAATCTGGGCGACAAACCGAACGAGACGTCTGAggaaccgaagaagaagaagtacgCCAAGGAACAGTGGCCTGGACGAAAGCCGCTTGGATTGGGAAGTTTTTAA